In Desulfobacterales bacterium, the DNA window TCTATCGTCCGATTGGTGAACGCCGGATGCTGAAAATTCCGATTTACTCCGTTTCAAAGTTCATTCCGCATTGCTTGAGGGAAGCGACACCGGCTCCGACACTGACCGTATCGTCAAAGCCTTTGGCCCGCAGATTGATCTGCGCCTCATAGGAACGAACCCCGGTATTGCAGACCAGAATCAGTTTTTTATCCCTGGGCACTTCATCCATTCGCTGCATCAGTTCATTGTGAGGAATGCTTTTCCAGCTTTCCGGATATTTTGCCTCAAACACTTTGGCATCGCCATAGGCCCGGCAGTCCAGAAACAGGCAATCGTTTTGGCCGCGATGTTGCCAGCATGCCTCAAACTCTTCGAAAGTCATGGGCGCATACCGGCCGTCCAAAAAGTTTTCGGCGGCATTGCCCAGGGCGTTAACAATATCCATGGCTGAGGCGAACGGGGGCGAATAGGCTATCTCCAGATTACTGACGGCCTCCACCGTGGGGTGGTATTGAAGAATCGTGGCCACCGCGTTGACCCGGGCGAACATGCCGCTGTTCTGCCCGCCGAAGCCCTGAATGCCCAAGACCCGGCGCGTTTTCCGGTCCACCACGAGCTCAAGGTAAATAATTTCCTTTTCCGGATAAAAATGGGCTCTGTCAAACTGGGACACTTGAATCCCAACCGCATCAAATCCCTGTTTTCTGGCGGTTTCATCGGACAGGCCCGCACCCGCCAGGGCCATATCGAATGTTTTCACCACAAAGCTGCCCACCCCTCCCGGAAACACGGCATTTCCACCGGCCAGATTCGTGCCGATGACGCGCCCCTGGCGATTCGCCATGGAACCCAGAGGGAAAAAACCGGGTTTCCCCGTCACCAGATTCGTAATTTGCACACAGTCGCCACCGGCATAGATGTCCGGGTCCGATGTCTGCATATGATCGTTGACCACGATAAACCCGTTCGGCCCGATCTCAAGCCCGGCATCCGCCGCCAGTTGCGTGTTCGGCGCCACGCCCACCGCCATGATGACCAGATCCGCCTCAAGTGTGCGTTGGTTGGTCCGAACCCTCTCCACCGCCTCAGCCCCTTCCAGCGCTTCCACGCATTCTCCCAGATAAAAGGCTACGCCTTCGGCCTCCATGCGTTTTCGGGCCATGAGGGCCAGGCTTTTGCTGACAAAACCGGGCATGATCTGATCGCAGAACTCCACCACCGTGGTTTCGATCTGCCACATATCCGCCAGCGCCTCAGCCATTTCCAGACCGATAAATCCGCCGCCGATGACCACCGCCTTTTTTACCTGACCGGCTGTAATTTTCTCCTTGATCTGAATGGCGTCATGAAGGTTGCCCACTCTGTAAACATTTTTCAACCCTGTTCCCGGAATGTTGAGCTCCCGGGGCCGGGTTCCGACGCCGATCACCAGCTTGTCATAGGAAAGGTCTTTTTCATTGCCGTTATTTTCCCGGATACGAACGGTCTTGTTTCGCCGGTCGATGTTCAGAGCCTTGGTACCGGTCAGGGCGGTCACGCCCTTGTCGTCGCGGAAAAACCGCTCATCCCGGACCATATGAAAACTCGTCGACCGGAGTTCCGATTCATCACTCACATCTCCGGATATATAGTAAGGAATGCCGCACCCGCCGTAGGATATCATGTCATCCTGGTCAATGATGGTGACATTTCCGTTCTGACAAAGCCTTTTAAACCGACATGCCGACTTGGGACCCACCGCTACCGCACCGATAATTAGTATGTTTTCAGCCATATAAAACCTCCTTTAACGATTTATAAATAAGCGTTGCCGCTAAGAAATAAAAACCTGATCCGGCAAAGCCGGATGCTGGGATGCATAAAAGCCATCTTTCACTTTCGGAGAATATACACGCAAAAGAGTGTATGTTTCTGGTAAAGGGTCTAAACCCATTGGGCCGCGTGCGCAAGGAAATTCAATTAGAAAAAAGCAAATCCAAGGGGCAGGCAAGGATGGGCTTAAGGAATCCGCCAGGCTGTGCGGAGCGCCATCAAGATGATTTTACAAATCCTTCGTCTTCTGGTATTTGTTTTTCGACAATTCAACCCTCTATTCCGAATCGATTCGATATGCCAAACGCCAATCCCCCTGAACTCATTGAAAGAGTTGCGTGGCTTCGCCGCGAGCTTCACCGGCACAACCATCGGTATTATGTGCTGGATGATCCTGAAATTTCGGACAACGCATACGACCGGTTGCTGCAAGAACTGACCGAAATTGAAACGGCGCATCCCTCCCTGGTCACTCCCGATTCGCCGACGATGCGGGTGGGAGCGCCCCCGCTGGCAAGCTTTGAAACCGCCCCGCATGCCATTGCCATGCTGAGCCTGGACAACGCCTTTAATGATTCGGATATTCTGGACTTTGATCAGCGGGTTCGGAAATTGCTGGAAACAAAAGATCCGGTGCTTTATACAGCGGAACCGAAACTGGACGGCATCGCCGTGGAAATCGTTTACCGGGACGGCAGGCTGACACTCAGCACCACGCGCGGCGACGGGGTGAACGGAGAAGTCATTACGGACAACATGCGCACCATTCGCGCCGTTCCGCTCATTCTGCAGCCGGGTCCGGACGGCGGAGTGCCGCCGCTGCTGGAAGTACGAGGCGAGGTATTTATCAGCCTTGCCGGCTTTGAAGCCCTGAACAACCGTCGCCAGTCCGAAGGACTTCCCCTTTTCGCCAACCCCAGAAATGCAGCGGCAGGCTCTCTGCGCCAACTGGACTCAGCCGTCACCGCCGCCAGGCCACTGGATATTTTTCTCTACGGCGTCGGCCGAACCGATGGCCTTCGGGTTTCTTCTCATTGGGACATGCTGTGCCGGCTGAAATCTTTCGGCTTTAAAATCAATCCGCTCATAAGGCCCCGAATACCGATCAACGAAGTCTTGGCCTTTCACCGGGAACTGGAATCAAAACGCCAAGAACTTTCCTACGAGATCGATGGCATGGTCGTCAAAGTGGATGATCTTGCCCTGCGCGAGCGGCTCGGGGAAAAATCCCGCAGCCCCAGATGGGCGATTGCGTATAAATTCAAAGCCGTTCAGGAAACCACCCGGCTGCTGAATATCGAAGTCCAGGTTGGGCGAACCGGCGCTTTGACACCGGTGGCCATTTTAGAACCGGTAAAGGTCGGCGGCGTCACGGTCAGCCGCGCCACGCTGCACAACGAGGACGAAATCGCCCAGAAAGATATCCGTATCGGAGATAGGGTGTTTGTGGAACGGGCCGGTGATGTCATTCCCAAGGTGGTAAAACCGATCCTCTCCAGCCGCACCGGCGCGGAAACCATCTTTCACATGCCACGCACCTGCCCGGCTTGCGGTGCCGGCACGATTCGGGAAAAAAGCGAAACCGGAGATCCTCTGGAAGCCGCCACCCGGTGCATCAACACGGCCTGCCCGGCCCAATTGAAGGAACGCATCAAGCATTTTGCTGCCAAAGGCGCCTTTAATATCGAAGGCCTCGGCGACAAACTCGTGGAGCAACTGGTGGAAAAAGGGCTGATAGTTTCCAGCGCAGACCTTTTTCTGCTGAATCGATATACGCTAAGCGCACTGGATCGGATGGGGGCTAAATCAGCGCAAAACCTCATCGACGCTATCGAAAAAAGCAAATCCGTCTCCTTTGACCGGTTTCTCTTCGGGCTGGGCATTCGCTACGTGGGAGAAAACGTCGCACAAATCCTTTCCGGACACTACCGCCATATCGATGACCTAGCCTTCGCCACCGAAGAAGAACTCACCGCCATCGACGGCATCGGCGGCGTCATCGCGAAAAGCATCGTCGCTTTTTTTCAACATGCCGGGAACAAAGATCTCGTCACCCGGCTTTTGGAAAACGGCGTCGTCATCTCCTATCAGAAAGAAAAACCCGCCGGCGCCGCCCCCCTGTCCGGCAAAACATTTGTACTCACCGGCACCCTGAGCAGCATGCCCCGCAGCGAAGCCAAAATGAAAATCACCGCCCTGGGCGGCAAGGTCGCCGGCTCCGTCAGCAGCAAAACCGATTATCTTGTGGCCGGCTCGGATTCCGGGTCCAAACTTGCCAAAGCCGAAAGCCTGGGAGTGACGGTGATCGATGAGGCCACGCTGATGAATCTGCTGTCCTAATCCGGCAAAGCCGGATGCCGGGATGCCGGGATGCATGAAAGAAAGCCATCTTTCACCTTCAGCGAATATACACGCAAAAGCGTGCATGTGTCTGGTTAAGGGTCTAACATTCAGTCGGACCGCAGTTCCATATGGTATCGGATCAGTATTCAACTATTCTTGGCTTTTAACCCGGCCAGCTGTTGGCGAAGCGCGCGCTCCTCGTTCCAGTGGGTGGTATCATCACGTATGATCGCGGCAATAGCCTGCAATTGTGCGCTCGGGGAGAAAAGCAGCGCAACCGTGAACGCAATCGAAAGAGGCCGCTCGTCTTTACGTACAGCAGGTACACGAAGCACTTCGCTACCATACCGGGTTCGGCCGGATTGAACCACTTGTCGATATCCTTCCCAGTGCCGCTTTCGAAGACGCTCCGGAATAATCATATCAAGCGAATGACCGAGCGCCTCGTCTTTCGTGTACCCAAAGATTCGTTCCGCCGCTGAATTCCAAAAGATTATCGCGCCGTCTGCATTTGCCGCTATGATTGCATCCCCCGCCGCTTGCACAAATTGCGCGATGTCGAATTCGGTACTAATCACCAATATTCCTCCTCGGTCGTCAACCTTCGAAAGAGGGCATGAGATCGCATCCTAAATATTAAATATTCTTATCGAAAAGTTAACCTTTAAGATAACCCTCATGGGGAAACCCATTGAAACGATACCCCCACCCCGGACCGGCCGGCCGGATGCCCCATTTTTTAATTCATTCCGATCATGAAGAAGGCCGCCCCCAGCCCGTTGAGGTGGTCTTCTGCGTGATTGGCTATTGCACTTGTTGCTATTTTTCTATATAAAAAGTAAGCCGTTATCAAATAAGGAGAAACATCAATTGCCTTTAAACCAAAATATACCACTCTTTTTCCGCCTCTACCATAAAATCAAGCATGATATCCTTAAAGGTGAAATTCTGAAGGGCTCTAAAATTGCTACGATAGAGGAACTGGCGCGTCAACATGGCATGTCACAAACAAGCGTTCGAAAAAGCCTTGATCTTCTCGAAAGGGAGGGACTTCTTATCAAAAAACAAGGCTGGGGAACGGTTGTGCCTGAAAATTTGGATTTGCGTTTTTTTGATTTAGCAACATTAATCAGTTCGCGAGAGTCGATTTCAGAGGCAAAAATGGCGAAGGCCGAATCCATTAGTTCAGAATGGGTGGAAACCACCCCTCGGCTAAGAGGCCTATTGAACATTAAAGACGCTGCTTCAAACCAGGTGGTATTAAAAGTATATTGTCGGATTACGTTCACCGGAAAATGGAAGTTCAAGGCATTCATCTCTTACTATTTGCCGAAAAGATGGATGCGGATTGCCAAAGTTAAAGAATCGACGTCGGCTGCGGCACTCATTGTATCCATAACAAAGTGGATGGAATCTAGTCCGTTACTTATGAAAGAATCCCTTGTGCCATATCTTTGCACGGACGAGACTGCTGAATTCTTAGATATTCCGGACGGCACACCGGTTTTCTATCATACGGTTTCCATGACCGACAACAAACGTGACCTTTGTATCTGTTGGGACATGATAAGCTCGGCAAATATTTTTCTTCGGAATGTGGATTTGAATGCAGCCGTTAGCAATTCTCCGCTGCATTCACCCATCGTGTCGAAGTGATTCAGATGCGTGTCCAGGGCGGATTCCACAATTGTGCGAGTTGCCTTTCCTTGTGACAAAGGGTCACCTTTTCGGGACGGCCCGAATCAGCCTTATTACCTTCTCCATCATGATCAAAAAGAATGTCGACTCTTATAACTGTGTCATTTTCATTTTGGAACCTATTTCAATAGACCGGAACCAACGAATAGCCCTTGGTCTGATAAGCGATCTCTGATATCCAGCCGTTTCCCACCCGTTCTATTTTCGGCAGAAGCGAGGTCGGGTCAACCCCCATAACCTTTACGGCAAACAGACATACTTCCATACGAATGCCCGCCTCCGACAATTTGGAAATGATACCGGGAATCTCTTTCAGCGAAGTTTGCACTTCGGCATCAAATCCGCTGTGGTCACTGGAAATCAGTTTGACCGAACCGGCCATGAAAACGACCACAAACTCAGGATTCTTTTTGGCGGCGCTCAATTCCTGGAAGGTATCGTAAATGAGATTCAGGTGAATGACGGCGGATTTTGGATTTCCATCCCTCATATCGAATAGAACGGGGGTGGCATTGACCCCTTTCAGAAGATCATGTTCGTCAGACAATGCATCTGACGCACTAAAAGTTGCCAGGACTAAACATACGATTGCCAATACCATGGTTATATTTCGTATCTTTTTCATTTTTCGTTCTCCTAATTTAAAAAGTTCAAGTGAATTTTAACCGTATTTCGGGCGGCCGCTTCTGTTCATCCGTTGACTCAGGCGTGGGGCGCCAGGGGTGCCAGCGCCCGCCCGATGCGTTCTCGTTGTTCCTCCGTCGTCATCTGTCCGAAAAGTTCCTGGTATTTAGGATGCTCGACCCCGGAGAAGATGTATTGCCAGCGGTAAGCCTCCAGCAACACGGCTTGCATACGGGCGATCTGGTCCTCGAAAAAAGATTGGCGGGTATTCTGAATAAAATACCGGATGTCGTATTCACATTGTTTCTGTAATATGCCATCCACCGCCGTCACCAGATCGATGACTTCTCCGATAGCCTCGTCCCGTTCTTCCCGCGTGATTTTTTTATTCACGCGGGACCATTCAAGTGAATCCAGGAATGCGTGATGGGCTTCTTCTTTCCAATGATACAGGAATACATCTTTGTAGAGATCGGACAGATTCTCATCCTGCGCAATGCTTTGTTTGTAATGCTCTTGGGTAAAAAGCTCAATTTCATAGATCAGTGCCATAACCGCCCACGTCGATTTTTCCAGCACCACAGCCGCCACCTGATTGGGATCCCATGGAAATTCATAGCCATCCGGCATTCCGCGGGCCATCATTTTTTCCAGACGTCTAAAAAGCTCCTGGTGTTTCAGTTCCTCGTCGCAAAACCGGACAAGTGCCTCGAGGGCCACCTGATCCCCCAGCCAGTGGTCACGGGAGATATCAAGCATTTTGGCGACGATAAAGCGCTCGACAAACCCGAACATACTGGCATACGTGCGTCCCTCGATTTGACTAAGAAACCGCTGCTGCGGTTCGCTCAAGAAGCTTAAACGGTCCACCTTCGAAATGCCGTCCGGAAGAAATTTTTTCGAAAAATCGAACTCTCTTCCCCTAAGCACATCCGCGTCGATATCCCAGCGGATTTTCTTGGATCCCGCGATGCTTTTTGCATACGGTTGTGTATCGAGATCATATCCAGGCCTCCCCATAACCGCCACCTCCTTCAACAAAGTAGGATCACATTCGATGTGATGTTCCTGATTTGAATTCCCGGATGGTCCGGATGGTTATCTGATGTTAATAAATAGCTTGGACACTCTTAGAAGGTGAATGGGGTCAACCATGCATTCTATCCCGAATTGACCTGTATTTATCCGCCTGACGCTGGTGGTGGAACCCGCTTGAGTTGGATAGTGCCGTTATAAAAACGATCGCGGCAACAGATTTTATCCCGGAGGCACGGACGGCCCGCCGAAGAGTCGCACGGGCCCATTTGAGTGCTTCTCTCTCTGCGCCTTGAAGTCGGCAAGGTGAGGGCTTATCGGGCAACGCGCCGGGTCGCCCAGTAAAGGGCGACCATAGACCGCTATAGCCTGTCCCGCTTCATGTGGTTGTTGGCCCAACCTTTGTTTTGGGGAAAAATTTAACGCCTGGTAAATTTTCAAAGTCTGAATCTTGTGTCCAGATTAAACACTCATACGCTTGAGCAGTAGATAAAATAATACTGTCAGCTATGGGAAGGCTATACCGCAAGCTGAGCTTAGAAGCATTGATTGCGATACTTGCGGTAAGATCAATAATCGTACCTTGTTGCATCGCAGCCACGGCTTGAAGGGCTTCATTTTCGCCAGACTCACGCAACGCCACTTTGAACACTTCATATATAGTGATTACGGGCACAATTAAAGATGATGGATCTTGAAGAGGGGATGCAAAGTTTTCCGAATTGATCCCCCCTGAAAAATATTCAAGCCACCCCGATGAGTCAACAATATTCATAATCTGTCATCCTCGCGAACAAACTCCGTATTAATTCCCTTAAGGAAACCTTTTAGCTCAGATATGTCTCGATCAGGTATTAGCTCTATTCGCCCATCATACTCCATAATCTTAATCTTTTGGCCGGGGCGAAGGTGCAATGCATCCCTTATTAACTTTGGGATAACAACTTGGAATTTTGGTGAAACTGTAACAGTATGCATAATATCCCCCCTATCGATAGCGTTTTCGTATTACGATAACACTATCGATACGGCATTGTCAATAATTGGGGGCCAACGCCTGAGCTAACCGGGCGGCGGCAGAGGCGTTGAATATTGATTCCGTGTCCATCCGCCGCTCCGGTTGAGCGACTTGTTAGCTGGCCTGACGAATCCCAAGCCTCAGGCCGATTCATTATGCTAGGGCACTTGCTGCACCGGCGGAGGGTTCCATTTGCCGGTGAGAGCCTCGGGCGTCGGGGCGTAGAGACGCATGGTCAGGTTGAACGGCTCTTTGGGCGCGGGAAGCCAATTGGCCTCCAGATCCTTGCCGGGACTTTCGTTCTGGAAATACAGATCGAGCGAACCATCGGCATTGGTCTTGAACGGCATGTAACTGCTGAGCGCGAAGCGATTCAGCGCGTTGCCAACTTGGAAGCCCTCTGCGTCATAGAGCGTGATCGACCAGAAGGCGTTCACGGGCGGTGTTGCGCCCTTGGCGAAGTGAATGGTGTACTTGTTCGCGCCATTCAGCGGCTTGCCGGCTGCATCGCCGAGGTTTAGCGGATAGATCGCATCCTCGGGGAGGTTCGCACCAAGGCCCTGCTGGGTGACGATGGCGCGCTTGAGGTAGTAGTTGCCGTACACGCCCATTGTGTCGGTGTTCATCGACCAGCCGTTGGCGACCCGGGCCAACGTCGGCAGTTTCCACGCCATGAGTTTCTGGCCTTCAGCCGGGGCGGCTTCGAGGGCGCCTCGAATCACCGTGTCAACGTTGTTCATATCGAAACTCTTGCCAGGTTCGATTCCAAGGCGCTTCATCTGCGCAATGATCGGCTGGTCGGTGACATGAGGTGGATTCAGTTTCATCAGTTCCGCTGCATAGGCGAAGTACTTATCTGCGGGCATGTTGTCGACCTGGGTCTTGGGCGCGGTCTTCATGTCCACACTTGGATCGATTTTTACAGTCATCTGGGCGGGCGGCTTGCCCCAACCCGAGAGCGGGGTGACTTTGTAGCCCGCCTGGATCTTATTAACAGCAGGGTAATCGGCGGAGCCATCAGTCTTGGTGCGGCCGATTACCCAGACATATGGCGTCGGTGCGGGAATGTGTGAGAAGCCGCTCGGCACCTCGCCCGTCCAGCCGGGAGGCGTGACAAGGAAGTTGCCGGCCTGAGTGCCTGTAGTTCGCCAACCCGGCGAAGCGAAAACGTCAGTCCACATGTCGAGCATTGGCAGCAGGTAGTAACGGCCATCGGTATCCGGTGAGGAGACGATCAGCGGTTCCTTCGTCAGGTCCAACCAGGCGACGGAATAGAGCGTGTCGAAGTTGACGCGCACGACGATTTTCAGATCGGCAGGCGGGTACTCCGGGACGCTGACGAACATGTTCATCGGTCCCTTGGCGAACTCTCTTCCGGGTTCAACGTTCGTGCTTTGCAGACGGGTAATGTCCATCGATACCAGCGGATAGAAGTAGATATAGGCGTCCACGGCGATGGCACGCGCCTCCGCTGCGCCGATCTTGTCTTGGGCGTGAGCTTGGATCTGTGGAAGCGCAAGCAGCGCTATGATGCACCCCAGCGCGATGAGTCTTGTGCGTTTTATCATTTTGTGTCTCCTTTGGTATTGAACCGGATGAAAAGTTGGGTAGCTAACGTTTAGTTCACTTGCCGGGAACCCAATACGGAATGCTTTTAAGATACGTTGAAAGCTGAAGGCCAAATGAGAAACGGCCGCCCCGGGTTCCCGGTAAACGTGAAACGGCAGGTTCGAATACTATGCGGCAGTGGATCGATTTAATCTTTCAGCAAGCCAAATTTTAATAATCGATTGCCGAGGAACACCAAGGCGCTTGGCTTCTTTATCTAATGATTGAATCATCCAAAGAGGAAAATCGACATTAACCCGTTTTTGCTCCTGGTTCGGACGTCTTGCCGTTGAAAGGTCAAGATGCTCCATAACACTTTCACCTTCATCAAACTTCTTGTCTAATTCTTTAGCTTTCATAAATCTCAATCTCCTCATTTCTGGCACGCCGTACTGAGATGATACGCATATTATCATTGCGATATGTAATAATCCCAGTCCAGTGTTTGTCGCTTATTTTGCCAATTACCAGAAATCTTACTTCATCGCTTGTTTTCGCAGGAATTTCTAATAAATCAGGATCATTCCAAAGCTCTTGGGCCTCAATAAAATCAATCCCATGCTTATTTTTATTGATATCCGATTTTTTAGGGTCAAATTCAAATTCCATAGCATACACAATATGACTATTCGGTATGTTTAGTCAATCTGAATGAAAAATATTTTTTTGATTCGGACATTATATTAGACGGCCTAAAAATTTGACAATTACGGCTGAATCAGTTGCCTAAATCGACATTAGGGTCTCATTGGATTTTGAAAGTATACTGCATTTAAACAAGATGTTAAAAAAAATATGTCGTTCCCTTTTCAGTTTGTATACACGGCTGAAAACAGCCGTGTATACAAATAGCAACCAGTTATCCGCCAACCATTTTTTAACCGACCAGGTTACGGACACCGATGGGGCGGTTTATTAATTTCCAAGCCCATCCGCCCCATGAAAAACTAAACGCTGAAAACAATCGGACCTATTTTGTCTAGTGCAAAAAAACTCTGGAAAAGATGGTGCTTTTTCCGGATAGAGCTAAGATGGGGCATTCTGATTACTGGCTATTTGGTTACAGCAAAGCGAGTAATGTGTCATCATTTCTTAAAGACTCAGGACTGAGTGATAAGGACTTAAGGGACTTTGGATTGCAGGCTGAAACCAAGCCTCTTGAATACACGAGTAAAGACGCCGTGCAGGCGGCACCGGGATCGCGGCTACGCTCATTCGATATTCGGAGGGAGCGGCGGCGGGCGGGTGATCAGATGGAGACCGTGGCACTGTTTGAGCGCATTAGCGCCGGTTTTGAAAAAGCAGTGACCGGGAAGAGTATAAGGGCCTCGGTAAAATGAGTAAACGGCACACCCGATTAACGACCGGCATACGGGCGCTGCTTTTTCATTACCGGTGCTTATGTGTGAGTTTGACACGGTTGGAATCTGATTATCCGCCCGCCACTGCGGTTAGACGACCCGATACAACCGCTCCGAAAAAAACGCCGATGTCTAAAAATGGATCATTTGCAACCGTGCATTCTCAGAACCCGTTGTTTTTACTTCAGAAGAAAATGATGCAGGCCGGACAAGCGCTGATGAGGCTTATCGTTATTTAGGGCGATTTCCACCGCTTTTCGAGAGCCGACCAGAAAAACCAGGCGTTGCCCCCGCGTTAACGCCGTGTATAAGAGGTTGCGCTGAAGCAGAATGTAATGCTGGGTGATCATGGGCACGACAACCGCCGGATACTCCGAGCCCTGGGATTTGTGAACGGAAATCGCGTAGGCCAGGGACAATTCGTCCGTTTCATCAAAATCGTAGGCCACCTCCCGGCCGTCATAGTCCACCAGAAGCTGCGTTTCTTCGTTGTCGATGGCGATAACGGTGCCGATATCGCCGTTAAAGACTTCTTTCTGATAATTATTTTTTAGATGCATGAGCTTATCGCCGAGCCGGAAAACGCGCCCTTTTTTCTCGGTACGCACCGGGTTCGGGTTGAGCGCTTCCTGAAGGATCTGGTTCAAATTCAGGGTGCCGGCATCCCCTTTGTGCATCGGCGTAAGAACCTGAATATCCCGCACGGGATCCAGATCAAAGCCGCGGGGAATGGTGTCGCGGCACAGCGTGACAATGGTTTCGACAACGGCAGCCGGGGTGTTTTTCTCGATAAAATAAAACTCCGTATCCGCGGATACGGGATCCGATTCGATCAAATCCGGCATGAGGCCGGCCCGGACCCGGTGGGCATTGACCACGATTTGGCTTTCTTGCGCCTGCCTGAAAATCTCTTTTAGTTCAAAGGTGCATATTCTTCCCGAATCGATCAGATCCGATAACACGTTGCCGGGGCCCACCGGCGGCAGTTGAAACACATCCCCCACCAGAACCAGCACCGCCGTCATGGGAACCGCCCGCAGCAGATGGTGCATGAGCAGCGCGTCCACCATGGACATTTCATCTACAATAATGACATCGGCGTCTATGGGATCATTCTCGTCTCTCTCAAAACGGCCCTCTTCCAGATGATATCCCAATAGTTTGTGAATGGTGGCGGCTTTTTTGCCCGTAACTTCCGAAAGCCGTCTGGCGGCTCTGCCGGTGGGGGCGGCAAGACAAATCCGCTTGCCGATCGCCCCGAAAACGGCGCACACCGAACGGATCAGGGTGGTTTTGCCGGTTCCGGGGCCGCCGGTGATAATGACGGCCCTGTGGGACGATATTTCCGAGAGCACCGCCAATTGGGCATCGGATGGCTTGATGGCAAGCCTTTGAACCACCCGGGAAGCCATGTCATCGGGGTCCATCGAGAGAAACGGCACCGGCAC includes these proteins:
- a CDS encoding ATP-dependent RecD-like DNA helicase, whose product is MDSFFSVQRPNAMISLQGHLERIHYQHEKSHYTIGRVRVNETHHMVSVVGVMPGVQTGDHLKLLGAWETHEKYGQQFRAASVEIVPSDPLESIRKFLSSGFVKGIGPKLAGKLLAHFDADILNVLETDPGQLSEVPGISATKAAGIAEAWQAHHGARRAMMFLQAHGVKAFHCVRILNVLGPGAVEIIQNDPYRLSTEVDEIDFFLADQLALKLGVAPDDLRRLQACILYLLEQAVARGDTFADRAELLAACNKITGVDEEPAKAALDSLTSAGMLVIEDDMAETPSGEAVYLEPLHAAEIGIARRLTALLSVPVPFLSMDPDDMASRVVQRLAIKPSDAQLAVLSEISSHRAVIITGGPGTGKTTLIRSVCAVFGAIGKRICLAAPTGRAARRLSEVTGKKAATIHKLLGYHLEEGRFERDENDPIDADVIIVDEMSMVDALLMHHLLRAVPMTAVLVLVGDVFQLPPVGPGNVLSDLIDSGRICTFELKEIFRQAQESQIVVNAHRVRAGLMPDLIESDPVSADTEFYFIEKNTPAAVVETIVTLCRDTIPRGFDLDPVRDIQVLTPMHKGDAGTLNLNQILQEALNPNPVRTEKKGRVFRLGDKLMHLKNNYQKEVFNGDIGTVIAIDNEETQLLVDYDGREVAYDFDETDELSLAYAISVHKSQGSEYPAVVVPMITQHYILLQRNLLYTALTRGQRLVFLVGSRKAVEIALNNDKPHQRLSGLHHFLLK